The proteins below are encoded in one region of Poecile atricapillus isolate bPoeAtr1 chromosome 33, bPoeAtr1.hap1, whole genome shotgun sequence:
- the LOC131590483 gene encoding scale keratin-like, with product MSCYDLCPPRSSADLCPPRSSVAVPQPIAESCNELCARQCPDSSALIQPPPVVVTFPGPILSSFPQQAVVGSSGAPAFGGSLGLGGLYGAGATQASGGLCTFGRAYAAPACSPCALPRYSKKLWDTCGPC from the coding sequence ATGTCCTGCTACGACCTGTGCCCTCCTCGCAGCAGCGCGGACCTGTGTCCCCCCCGCAGCAGCGTGGCCGTGCCCCAGCCCATCGCTGAGAGCTGCAACGAGCTGTGCGCCCGCCAGTGCCCCGACTCGTCGGCCTTGATCCAGCCGCCGCCCGTGGTGGTCACCTTCCCCGgccccatcctcagctccttcccccagcAAGCCGTGGTGGGCTCCTCCGGAGCCCCGGCCTTTGGcggctccctggggctgggcgGCCTCTACGGCGCCGGCGCCACCCAGGCCTCGGGGGGCCTGTGCACCTTTGGCAGAGCCTACGCTGCTCCCGCCTGCAGCCCTTGCGCCTTGCCCCGCTACAGCAAGAAGCTCTGGGACACCTGCGGGCCCTGCTAG
- the LOC131590482 gene encoding scale keratin-like: MSCYDLCPPRTSVAVPQPIAESCNELCARQCPDSSALIQPPPVVVTFPGPILSSFPQQAVVGSSGAPAFGGSLGLGGLYGAGATQASGGLCTFGRAYAAPACSPCALPRYSKKLWDTCGPC; this comes from the coding sequence ATGTCCTGCTACGACCTGTGCCCTCCTCGCACCAGCGTGGCCGTGCCCCAGCCCATCGCTGAGAGCTGCAACGAGCTGTGCGCCCGCCAGTGCCCCGACTCGTCGGCCTTGATCCAGCCGCCGCCCGTGGTGGTCACCTTCCCCGgccccatcctcagctccttcccccagcAAGCCGTGGTGGGCTCCTCCGGAGCCCCGGCCTTTGGcggctccctggggctgggcgGCCTCTACGGCGCCGGCGCCACCCAGGCCTCGGGGGGCCTGTGCACCTTTGGCAGAGCCTACGCTGCTCCCGCCTGCAGCCCTTGCGCCTTGCCCCGCTACAGCAAGAAGCTCTGGGACACCTGCGGGCCCTGCTAG